A DNA window from Xiphias gladius isolate SHS-SW01 ecotype Sanya breed wild chromosome 3, ASM1685928v1, whole genome shotgun sequence contains the following coding sequences:
- the metrnla gene encoding meteorin-like protein yields the protein MNVLSPMPASLLPLLLLCRISFCQYSSDQCSWKGSGLTHEGHARDVEQVYLRCSQGSLEWLYPTGAIIVNLRPNTASPAAARLSVCIKPTTDSSGTNIYLDRNGKLRLLLRERDQARGKVHCFSIQEGALFIEAVPRTDISRRITAFQYELVSDRLGAKAHSLGAPCQPCSDAEMLLAVCTNDFVARGSIKKVEQEEEHSSVSVEISRLYRQKTQVFVSGGVRVRSWTGRIKMPPQCGVRSGEGEFLFTGTVRFGEAWMGCAPRYKDFLRFYHEAQQQGTNPCHVDTD from the exons ATGAACGTGCTCAGCCCGATGCCGGCCTCCCTGctgcctcttctccttctctgtcgGATTTCCTTCTGCCAGTACTCGAGCGACCAGTGCAGCTGGAAGGGCAG cGGCCTGACTCATGAAGGCCACGCCAGGGACGTGGAGCAGGTGTACCTACGTTGCTCGCAAGGATCTCTGGAGTGGCTCTATCCCACCGGGGCCATCATCGTGAACCTCCGACCCAACACGGCTTCCCCTGCCGCCGCTCGCCTCTCTGTCTGCATCAAACCTACCACAGACTCCAGCGGCACCAACATCTACCTGGACCGCAACGGCAAGCTGCGGTTGCTCTTGCGCGAGCGGGACCAGGCTCGGGGCAAGGTGCACTGCTTCAGCATCCAGGAGGGGGCGCTCTTCATCGAGGCCGTGCCACGCACGGACATCAGCCGGCGGATCACAGCCTTCCAGTACGAGCTGGTCAGCGACAGGCTGGGCGCAAAAGCACACTCGCTGGGTG CACCCTGTCAGCCCTGCAGCGACGCTGAGATGCTTTTAGCAGTCTGCACCAATGACTTTG TCGCTCGGGGCAGCATTAAGAaggtggagcaggaggaggagcactCATCTGTCAGCGTGGAGATCAGTCGCCTCTACAGACAGAAGACCCAGGTCTTTGTATCTGGTGGTGTGAGGGTACGGAGCTGGACTGGCCGCATCAAGATGCCGCCGCAGTGTGGGGTGAGGTCTGGTGAGGGTGAGTTCCTCTTCACTGGGACCGTGAGGTTTGGGGAGGCCTGGATGGGCTGCGCCCCACGCTACAAAGATTTCCTGCGGTTTTATCATGAGGCGCAGCAGCAGGGGACCAACCCCTGTCACGTGGACACTGATTGA